Proteins co-encoded in one Synergistales bacterium genomic window:
- a CDS encoding HD domain-containing protein yields the protein MRLRRILPTILFLFGGLAAVLLIVGVAMNLTDRIATFRQSGDDMIRHAASMLSLHLEEVEKDATLAFLQSDTPLNHRRGGHDEIRILALLEGGRVVRTLAGGLPLGIRLPHSHIAVGQWSLSDRFNPKGEPLLERSFPVGEDRLLHVGVRPAFKYLLPEVEGYGISLLVIDEDGDILWPGPEQENVPGFLEPSLLRGKLERSVMQGSGWRYARLATGRRLWVRPAPTRVENLRIVAVLPLQAVLLSLVKPVVPLVVLLLLLLLLLWTFLLLFRRRILPELDGVTSLAAVLPSRLQGVGDPESMVEVVRRFSQRFREQRGRSSVAEVSSMLDGLTAALDALQQQQEEIVSYNEELKGMNDALEGTNNTLRMREHVWGKTLEVTRELRGGAGLGERVNRVAEAVREVSGAFGVTIDLLRDEQLIPLGWSGYRVYVLPAPATLYNSLAGKAVRQRRVIWAEDVEQEESYMNECREVKSELVIPLVEEDLPIGSMEIDFDEPRARDEELIETLDPVAANLTGTLYAVRAQEEIRASYTYLAGRLQHLTSIYHDETAEHIDRVGAYSRLLARALGREGREVEDMGVFAKLHDIGKLKVPREILSKPGPLTEEEFAVIKMHPQWGAKVLGEASWLAMARRICLYHHEKWDGSGYPYGLAGEDIPWEGQVVTLADIYDALRGARAYKPAFSHEKTTKIITEGDGRVEPHHFNPVLLEYFREHHELFAAVYEKIQG from the coding sequence GTGAGGCTCCGGCGGATCCTGCCCACCATCCTCTTCCTCTTCGGCGGTCTGGCGGCGGTGCTGCTGATCGTGGGCGTGGCGATGAACCTCACGGACCGCATTGCGACCTTCAGGCAGAGCGGCGACGACATGATCCGGCACGCCGCCTCCATGCTCTCCCTCCACCTTGAAGAGGTGGAAAAGGACGCCACCCTGGCCTTCCTGCAGAGCGACACCCCCCTGAACCACAGGCGCGGCGGCCACGACGAGATCCGCATCCTCGCGCTCCTCGAGGGGGGACGGGTGGTGCGGACCCTCGCCGGAGGGCTGCCCCTGGGCATCCGACTTCCCCATTCCCACATTGCCGTCGGGCAGTGGTCCCTCTCGGACCGGTTCAATCCAAAGGGGGAACCGCTGCTGGAGCGGTCCTTCCCCGTGGGCGAAGACCGCCTCCTCCATGTCGGTGTCCGTCCGGCCTTCAAGTACCTCCTGCCGGAGGTGGAGGGGTACGGGATCAGTCTGCTCGTGATCGACGAAGACGGCGACATCCTCTGGCCGGGGCCGGAACAGGAGAACGTCCCGGGATTCCTCGAACCGAGCCTCCTGCGCGGCAAGCTGGAGCGGAGCGTCATGCAGGGCAGTGGCTGGCGCTACGCGCGCCTTGCCACAGGCCGGCGTCTCTGGGTGCGCCCTGCGCCGACCAGGGTGGAAAACCTGCGGATCGTGGCCGTGTTGCCGCTGCAGGCGGTGCTCCTCTCGCTGGTGAAGCCTGTCGTGCCCCTGGTGGTCCTGCTGCTGCTGTTACTGCTGCTGCTTTGGACCTTCCTGCTGCTCTTCCGGCGCCGGATTCTCCCCGAACTGGATGGGGTGACCTCGCTGGCGGCTGTGCTGCCCTCCCGGCTGCAGGGTGTCGGCGATCCCGAGAGCATGGTGGAGGTGGTAAGGCGGTTCTCCCAGCGGTTTCGGGAGCAGCGGGGCAGGAGCTCCGTGGCGGAGGTCTCCTCCATGCTCGACGGTCTCACCGCGGCGCTGGACGCGCTGCAGCAGCAGCAGGAGGAGATCGTCTCCTACAACGAGGAGCTCAAGGGGATGAACGACGCCCTGGAGGGCACCAACAACACCCTCCGGATGCGGGAGCATGTCTGGGGCAAGACCCTGGAGGTGACCCGGGAGCTGCGGGGCGGTGCGGGACTGGGCGAGCGCGTCAACCGGGTCGCCGAGGCGGTGCGGGAGGTCTCCGGCGCCTTCGGGGTGACCATCGATCTCCTCCGGGACGAACAGCTGATCCCCCTGGGATGGAGCGGCTACCGGGTGTATGTCCTGCCCGCTCCGGCGACACTCTACAATTCGCTGGCCGGCAAGGCCGTCCGGCAGCGCCGGGTGATCTGGGCGGAGGATGTGGAGCAGGAGGAATCCTACATGAACGAATGCCGGGAGGTGAAAAGCGAACTGGTGATCCCCCTCGTGGAGGAGGACCTGCCCATCGGCAGCATGGAGATCGATTTCGACGAGCCGAGGGCTAGGGACGAGGAGCTCATCGAGACGCTGGATCCCGTGGCGGCCAACCTCACCGGCACACTCTACGCCGTGCGGGCCCAGGAGGAGATCAGGGCCTCCTACACCTATCTGGCCGGGCGGCTGCAGCACCTCACCTCCATCTACCACGACGAGACGGCGGAGCACATCGACCGTGTGGGTGCCTACAGCAGGCTGCTGGCCCGGGCTCTGGGGCGGGAGGGCCGCGAGGTGGAGGACATGGGGGTCTTCGCCAAGCTCCACGATATCGGCAAGCTCAAGGTGCCCCGGGAGATCCTCTCCAAGCCGGGACCGCTCACCGAGGAGGAGTTCGCCGTCATCAAGATGCACCCCCAGTGGGGCGCCAAGGTGCTGGGGGAGGCCAGCTGGCTGGCCATGGCCCGTCGGATCTGCCTCTACCACCACGAGAAGTGGGACGGCAGCGGCTACCCCTACGGTCTGGCCGGCGAGGACATCCCCTGGGAGGGCCAGGTGGTGACCCTGGCCGATATCTACGACGCCCTCCGGGGAGCCCGGGCCTACAAACCGGCCTTCTCCCACGAGAAGACGACGAAGATCATCACGGAAGGCGACGGCAGGGTGGAGCCCCATCATTTCAACCCTGTTCTGCTGGAGTATTTCCGGGAGCATCACGAACTCTTCGCCGCGGTCTACGAAAAGATCCAGGGCTAG
- a CDS encoding TRAP transporter substrate-binding protein, with translation MKRSIAVVLALALTMFGAGAGWAAVHQIKLAHVVNEQDAFHLCAEKFKELVEGKTDGEIEVTLYPNAKLGDERTLLERMKMGIVDAGVITTGPIINFVPEFGVIDLPFLFRGPEHAYRVLDGPIGDELLAKLEPQGWKGLAWAERGFRNLTNSKRPVATPEDIEGLKIRLMQNPVYVDSFKALGANAVPMAWTEVLTALQQGTVDGQENPLNVIVAFKLYETQDYLTLSRHAYAPALIMMSGKTWEKLTPAQQEIMETSAQEAAEYERNWDNEKAAEWLAFLQEKGMEVTEPDREAFMEAVQPVYDKYAPKYGEDLVQRILDTK, from the coding sequence ATGAAGCGGAGTATAGCGGTTGTGTTGGCCCTTGCCCTGACCATGTTTGGGGCGGGCGCGGGCTGGGCGGCGGTGCACCAGATCAAGCTGGCCCATGTGGTGAACGAGCAGGATGCCTTCCATCTCTGCGCGGAGAAGTTCAAGGAGCTGGTGGAGGGAAAGACCGACGGGGAGATCGAGGTGACCCTCTATCCCAACGCCAAGCTCGGCGACGAGCGTACCCTGCTGGAACGGATGAAGATGGGCATCGTCGACGCCGGCGTGATCACCACCGGCCCGATCATCAACTTTGTCCCCGAGTTCGGCGTCATCGACCTGCCCTTCCTCTTCAGGGGGCCCGAGCACGCCTACAGGGTGCTGGACGGGCCCATCGGCGACGAGCTGCTGGCCAAGCTGGAGCCCCAGGGCTGGAAGGGACTGGCCTGGGCGGAACGGGGATTCCGGAACCTCACCAACAGCAAGCGTCCCGTGGCCACCCCGGAGGATATCGAGGGGCTGAAGATCCGCCTGATGCAGAACCCGGTCTATGTGGACTCCTTCAAGGCCCTCGGCGCCAACGCGGTGCCCATGGCCTGGACGGAGGTGCTCACCGCGCTGCAGCAGGGGACGGTGGACGGCCAGGAGAACCCCCTGAACGTCATCGTGGCCTTCAAGCTCTACGAGACCCAGGACTACCTGACGCTCTCCCGCCACGCCTATGCGCCGGCGCTGATCATGATGAGCGGCAAGACCTGGGAGAAGCTCACGCCTGCGCAGCAGGAGATCATGGAGACCTCCGCCCAGGAGGCCGCCGAGTACGAGCGGAACTGGGACAACGAGAAGGCGGCGGAGTGGCTGGCCTTCCTCCAGGAGAAGGGGATGGAGGTCACCGAGCCCGACCGGGAGGCTTTCATGGAGGCGGTGCAGCCGGTCTACGACAAGTATGCGCCCAAGTACGGCGAGGATCTCGTGCAGCGCATCCTCGATACCAAATAG
- a CDS encoding TRAP transporter small permease — translation MCDRQSMPGGGGRPLVSRIADRINGISEAVLFGLIATMIVVTTLQVICRFCFEALSWSEELTRFLLVFASLLGAAIAFRRGSHMAVTFVARRLPEGLQKILGVAVHLLGVLFFAVVVWYGARMMATEAGQATPAMGLSMSWLYAFYPLVGGIILLHLAAGILETVRGR, via the coding sequence ATGTGTGACCGGCAGTCTATGCCAGGGGGCGGAGGCCGTCCCCTGGTTTCTCGTATCGCGGACAGAATCAACGGAATCAGCGAGGCGGTGCTCTTCGGCCTGATCGCCACCATGATCGTGGTGACCACCCTTCAGGTGATCTGCCGCTTCTGCTTTGAGGCGCTCTCCTGGTCCGAGGAGCTGACACGTTTTCTTCTGGTCTTCGCTTCCCTGCTGGGGGCGGCCATCGCCTTCCGTCGGGGAAGCCACATGGCGGTGACCTTTGTGGCCCGGCGTCTTCCGGAGGGGTTGCAGAAGATCCTGGGCGTGGCGGTCCATCTGCTGGGGGTGCTCTTTTTCGCCGTGGTGGTCTGGTACGGCGCCCGGATGATGGCGACCGAGGCGGGCCAGGCCACCCCGGCCATGGGGCTCTCCATGTCCTGGCTCTACGCCTTCTACCCGCTGGTGGGCGGCATCATCCTGCTCCATCTGGCGGCGGGTATCCTGGAAACAGTGAGGGGGCGGTAG
- a CDS encoding TRAP transporter large permease, producing MGWILAGAFLVLLLIGVPIGLAIGLSSLLVFLLSGIPLEMVPQTLFEGNNSFALVAVPFFILAGDILAQGGISERIVAFAEATLGRIRGGLSIVATLASMFIAAISGSGAATTAAVGSALLPDLKRKGYDLDFSSALIASSGTIGVVIPPSVPMVLYAVIAGESVAKLFLAGFLPGALMGTGLVLFALWIAGKRNYPASDPVSGREKGRRFVSSLWGLMTPVIILGGIFSGVFTPSEAAAVAVDYTLFVALFVYRTIDFRKLYRIVVGAGVTSSLVMFIIATAKLFGWCLAFYQIPDAVAGALLGMAGNQELLILLVVDVIILLAGMVMETASALIILTPIFLPAMQQIGLDPIHFGIMLTIGLAIGMATPPVAINIYVASAITGLSLEEISRAIVPMVLILIVVLLVVTYVPAITMVLPNLFFAAP from the coding sequence GTGGGCTGGATCCTCGCCGGCGCCTTTCTGGTGCTGCTGCTGATCGGCGTGCCCATCGGGCTGGCCATCGGCCTGTCGTCGCTGCTGGTCTTCCTGCTGAGCGGCATTCCCCTGGAGATGGTGCCCCAGACGCTCTTCGAAGGGAACAACTCCTTCGCCCTGGTGGCGGTGCCCTTCTTCATCCTCGCCGGGGATATCCTGGCCCAGGGGGGCATCTCCGAGCGGATCGTGGCCTTCGCCGAGGCCACGCTGGGACGGATCCGGGGCGGGCTCTCCATCGTGGCCACCCTGGCCTCCATGTTCATCGCCGCCATCTCCGGTTCCGGCGCCGCCACCACGGCGGCGGTGGGGTCGGCGCTCCTGCCGGACCTCAAGCGCAAGGGCTACGACCTGGACTTCTCCTCGGCGCTGATCGCCTCGTCGGGCACCATCGGCGTGGTCATCCCGCCCAGCGTGCCCATGGTGCTCTACGCCGTCATCGCCGGGGAATCGGTGGCCAAGCTCTTTCTGGCCGGGTTCCTCCCCGGGGCCCTCATGGGGACGGGGCTGGTGCTCTTCGCCCTCTGGATCGCCGGGAAGCGCAATTACCCCGCCAGCGACCCCGTATCGGGGCGGGAGAAGGGGAGGCGTTTCGTCTCCTCGCTCTGGGGCCTGATGACGCCGGTGATCATCCTGGGCGGGATCTTTTCCGGTGTCTTCACGCCCTCCGAGGCGGCGGCGGTGGCCGTGGACTACACCCTCTTCGTGGCGCTCTTTGTCTACCGGACCATCGATTTCCGGAAACTCTACCGTATCGTGGTCGGCGCCGGGGTGACGTCTTCATTGGTGATGTTCATCATCGCTACGGCCAAGCTCTTCGGCTGGTGCCTGGCCTTCTACCAGATCCCCGACGCGGTGGCGGGTGCCCTGCTGGGGATGGCGGGCAACCAGGAGCTGCTGATCCTCCTGGTGGTGGATGTGATCATCCTCCTGGCCGGGATGGTGATGGAGACGGCGTCGGCGCTGATCATCCTGACGCCCATCTTCCTGCCGGCCATGCAGCAGATCGGCCTGGACCCCATCCATTTCGGCATCATGCTGACCATCGGCCTGGCCATCGGGATGGCCACACCGCCGGTGGCGATCAACATCTACGTGGCCAGCGCCATCACGGGATTGTCGCTGGAGGAGATCAGCAGGGCCATTGTGCCCATGGTGCTCATTCTCATTGTGGTGCTCCTGGTGGTAACCTATGTCCCGGCGATCACCATGGTGTTGCCCAATCTCTTTTTCGCCGCACCCTAG
- the ilvD gene encoding dihydroxy-acid dehydratase, with protein sequence MRSDRAKKGAARAPHRSLLKAAGYANWEVDRPWVGVVNAFNGIIPGHTHLKRLVEGVTAGIYAGGGTAMEFPVIGVCDGIAMNHKGMKYSLPSRELIMDSIEVMAEGHALDALVMVTNCDKIIPGMAMAAARLDIPTIVLSGGPMLAGVHQGRDVDLSNVFEAVGRHASGGMSAEEVADLEEIACPTCGSCAGMFTANTMNCMMEALGLALPGNGTIPAVYSARERLAKEAGLAVMTLYEQGIKPRDILTSAAFRNAVAVDMALGGSTNTALHLVAIARSAGVELTLDTFDEVGRVVPHLCNMSPGGSHHIQDLFAAGGVQAVMSRLLEGGRIDGSVKTVTTRTMGENLRGVAVADESVIRPLENPYHDQGGIAVLKGNLAPDGCVVKQSAVADEMLRHEGPARVFDCEEDATEAILGGAINAGDVVVIRYEGPKGGPGMREMLTPTSSLAGMGLDRSVALITDGRFSGATRGSATGHVSPEAASGGEIALVEEGDLISIDIPNRRLELRVPEDVRTRRREAWKPREQEIDSSFLNRYRAFVSSGALGAVMEER encoded by the coding sequence ATGCGAAGCGACAGAGCAAAGAAGGGAGCAGCCCGGGCGCCGCACCGCTCGCTGCTCAAGGCGGCAGGATACGCAAACTGGGAGGTGGACCGACCCTGGGTTGGGGTGGTCAACGCCTTCAACGGGATCATCCCGGGACACACCCACCTGAAACGGCTGGTGGAGGGGGTCACGGCGGGGATCTACGCCGGCGGCGGTACGGCCATGGAGTTTCCCGTCATCGGGGTCTGCGACGGCATCGCCATGAACCACAAGGGGATGAAGTATTCCCTGCCCAGCCGGGAGCTCATCATGGACTCCATCGAGGTGATGGCCGAAGGCCACGCCCTGGACGCCCTGGTGATGGTGACCAACTGCGACAAGATCATCCCCGGCATGGCCATGGCGGCGGCGCGGCTCGACATCCCCACCATCGTGCTGAGCGGCGGCCCCATGCTGGCCGGTGTGCACCAGGGCAGGGATGTGGATCTCTCCAATGTCTTCGAGGCGGTGGGACGGCACGCCTCCGGCGGTATGAGCGCCGAAGAGGTGGCCGACCTTGAGGAGATCGCCTGCCCCACCTGCGGTTCCTGCGCGGGGATGTTCACCGCCAATACCATGAACTGCATGATGGAAGCCCTGGGACTGGCCCTGCCCGGCAACGGCACCATCCCCGCCGTCTACTCCGCCAGGGAGCGCCTGGCCAAGGAGGCGGGGCTGGCGGTGATGACGCTCTACGAGCAGGGCATCAAGCCCCGGGACATCCTCACCTCCGCGGCCTTCCGCAACGCTGTGGCGGTGGACATGGCCCTGGGCGGTTCGACGAACACGGCCCTCCACCTGGTGGCCATCGCCAGGAGCGCCGGTGTGGAACTCACGCTGGACACCTTCGACGAGGTGGGCCGGGTCGTGCCGCACCTCTGCAACATGAGTCCCGGCGGCAGCCACCACATCCAGGATCTCTTCGCCGCCGGCGGGGTGCAGGCGGTGATGTCCCGGCTTCTGGAAGGCGGGAGGATCGACGGTTCGGTGAAGACGGTGACCACCCGGACCATGGGCGAAAACCTCAGAGGGGTCGCCGTGGCCGACGAATCGGTGATCCGTCCGCTGGAGAATCCCTACCACGACCAGGGCGGCATCGCTGTCCTCAAGGGTAACCTCGCCCCCGACGGCTGCGTGGTCAAGCAGTCCGCCGTGGCCGATGAGATGCTGCGGCACGAGGGCCCGGCGCGGGTCTTCGACTGCGAGGAGGACGCCACCGAGGCCATCCTCGGCGGGGCCATCAACGCAGGCGATGTGGTGGTGATCCGCTACGAAGGGCCCAAGGGCGGCCCGGGCATGCGGGAGATGCTCACCCCCACCTCCTCTCTGGCCGGCATGGGTCTGGACCGCTCGGTGGCATTGATCACCGACGGGCGGTTCTCCGGCGCCACCAGGGGATCGGCCACGGGACACGTCTCCCCCGAGGCGGCCTCCGGCGGGGAGATCGCCCTGGTGGAGGAGGGTGACCTCATCTCCATCGACATCCCGAACCGCCGCCTGGAGCTCAGGGTGCCCGAGGATGTCCGCACGCGACGGCGCGAGGCCTGGAAGCCCCGGGAACAGGAGATCGACAGCAGTTTCCTCAACCGCTACCGTGCCTTCGTGAGCTCCGGTGCGCTGGGCGCCGTGATGGAGGAGCGGTAA